Proteins co-encoded in one Hymenobacter swuensis DY53 genomic window:
- a CDS encoding helix-turn-helix transcriptional regulator, with the protein MHVNHLSKVLKKSTGRTTTELISSRIAQEAKALLRQTNWTMTEIADSLVFADVAHFSNFFKRQMALAPGTYRLQEIV; encoded by the coding sequence GTGCACGTCAATCACCTCAGCAAAGTGCTCAAGAAAAGCACTGGCCGCACAACCACCGAACTGATCAGCAGCCGGATTGCTCAGGAAGCCAAAGCCCTGCTCCGGCAAACCAACTGGACTATGACAGAAATTGCGGATAGCCTGGTGTTTGCCGATGTAGCGCACTTTTCCAACTTCTTCAAGCGCCAGATGGCTCTTGCGCCCGGCACTTACCGGCTGCAGGAAATAGTTTGA
- a CDS encoding DUF502 domain-containing protein, which yields MRRLLNYFLSGFLIVAPIGLTIYILYALLRWLNELFAGLSFDVPGLGLVVAILLITAVGFVAKSFLVRPFLIITERLLHRTPLVSIIYSSLKDLFDAFVGDNQKFNRPVLVRTSAQEQTFKMGFVTQPSMQAIHRDDLLAVYFPHSYNFSGELVLVPIQSITYLDLPSSEVMKFIVSGGVSRLG from the coding sequence ATGCGTCGTCTTCTTAACTACTTCCTCAGCGGATTTCTCATTGTGGCCCCCATAGGGCTCACCATTTATATTCTGTACGCGCTACTGCGCTGGCTTAATGAGCTGTTTGCCGGCCTGAGCTTTGATGTGCCGGGCCTGGGGCTGGTGGTGGCTATTCTGCTGATAACGGCGGTGGGCTTCGTGGCCAAATCGTTTCTGGTAAGGCCTTTTCTCATCATCACGGAGCGGCTGCTGCACCGTACGCCGCTGGTGAGTATTATTTACTCCAGCCTCAAAGACCTGTTCGATGCCTTCGTGGGCGACAATCAGAAGTTCAACCGGCCGGTGCTGGTGCGCACAAGTGCCCAGGAACAAACCTTCAAAATGGGCTTCGTAACCCAGCCCAGCATGCAGGCTATTCACCGCGACGACCTGCTGGCCGTGTATTTTCCGCACTCCTATAACTTTTCGGGGGAGCTGGTGCTGGTACCCATTCAGAGTATTACCTACCTCGACCTGCCCAGCTCCGAAGTCATGAAGTTCATTGTCTCCGGCGGCGTCTCGCGGCTGGGATGA
- a CDS encoding 2TM domain-containing protein has product METPARDPQLWRIAKARAKFKSHLFTYFAVNALLWTIWLLTDRHSANGIPWPVWSTVFWGIGVFMNGVGVYGGFGKAHLSEREYERLLRQRANEG; this is encoded by the coding sequence ATGGAAACTCCGGCTCGTGACCCCCAATTATGGCGCATTGCAAAGGCTCGTGCCAAATTCAAGTCGCATCTGTTCACGTACTTCGCTGTAAACGCGCTGCTCTGGACTATCTGGCTGCTGACGGACCGTCACAGCGCCAATGGTATTCCGTGGCCCGTTTGGTCGACAGTGTTCTGGGGCATCGGCGTGTTTATGAACGGGGTGGGCGTGTACGGTGGCTTCGGCAAGGCCCACCTCTCGGAGCGAGAGTATGAGCGCCTGCTCCGTCAGCGGGCGAATGAGGGATGA
- a CDS encoding PQQ-dependent sugar dehydrogenase has translation MNTRLLLPLLLAPLAAFVPEPKPVPAPDANLTKIKLPAGFAISYFAQGVKSARELAVGPDGTVYVGTKDDKVYALPDRNKDGRADEVVTVATGLNAPNGVAVRNGALYVAEINRILRYDNIATRLRQKPKPVVVYGKLPNKEWHGYRYIAFGPDGKLYVPVGAPCNTCLPEEPIYATINRMNADGTGLETFAYGVRNTVGFDWSPQDKALWFTDNGRDQLGDNLPADELNRAAGPGQHFGFPYFFAGDVADPELGKGKSAATYVKPARKLGPHVAALGMKFYTGKQFPGTYRNQIFIPEHGSWNRSSKVGYRISLVKLDATGKQALSYETFAEGWLQGQTPWGRPVCLLVLPDGSLLVSDDQNDAVYRISYKG, from the coding sequence ATGAATACGCGCCTTCTCCTTCCGCTGCTGCTGGCTCCGCTGGCCGCCTTTGTGCCCGAGCCGAAACCCGTCCCGGCTCCCGATGCTAACCTGACTAAGATTAAGCTGCCGGCCGGCTTCGCCATCAGTTACTTCGCGCAGGGCGTGAAAAGTGCCCGGGAGTTGGCCGTGGGCCCCGATGGTACCGTGTACGTAGGTACCAAGGACGATAAAGTGTACGCCCTGCCTGACCGTAACAAGGATGGTCGGGCCGACGAAGTAGTGACGGTAGCCACCGGCCTGAACGCGCCCAACGGCGTGGCTGTGCGCAACGGTGCTCTCTACGTGGCCGAAATCAACCGCATTCTGCGCTACGACAACATTGCCACCCGCCTCCGGCAAAAGCCCAAGCCGGTGGTCGTGTATGGCAAGCTGCCCAATAAGGAGTGGCACGGCTACCGCTACATCGCCTTCGGGCCCGATGGCAAGCTGTACGTGCCGGTGGGCGCGCCCTGCAATACCTGTTTGCCCGAGGAGCCCATTTATGCCACCATCAACCGCATGAATGCCGACGGAACCGGGCTTGAAACCTTTGCCTACGGGGTGCGCAATACGGTAGGGTTCGACTGGAGCCCCCAGGACAAGGCTCTGTGGTTTACCGATAATGGCCGCGACCAGTTGGGCGACAACCTGCCCGCCGACGAGCTGAACCGCGCCGCTGGCCCCGGCCAACACTTTGGCTTTCCGTATTTCTTTGCCGGCGACGTAGCCGACCCCGAGCTGGGCAAAGGCAAATCGGCGGCTACCTACGTGAAGCCTGCCCGTAAGCTAGGGCCGCACGTAGCGGCCCTGGGCATGAAATTCTACACCGGCAAGCAGTTTCCGGGAACCTACCGCAACCAGATTTTTATTCCTGAGCACGGCTCCTGGAACCGTAGCAGCAAAGTAGGTTACCGCATTAGCCTCGTGAAGCTCGATGCCACCGGCAAGCAGGCCCTCAGTTACGAAACTTTCGCTGAAGGCTGGCTGCAGGGCCAGACGCCCTGGGGACGCCCCGTGTGTCTGCTAGTGCTCCCTGACGGCTCTCTGCTTGTTTCCGACGACCAGAATGATGCTGTATACCGCATCAGCTATAAAGGCTAG
- a CDS encoding ATP-dependent zinc protease family protein yields the protein MKQRAPKRTVGRRELVDFPKFQLWGVEAKVDTGAYTGAIHCSNIHVETDAAGRQRLHVQLLDPSHPNFDGSPMQFEEFTLRDIRSSNGEVQERYVIRASIRLFGEDFETEFSLSDRSDMRYPVLLGRVLLRQARLVVDVARRNVSYKNQLAAR from the coding sequence ATGAAACAGCGCGCACCGAAACGCACCGTAGGACGGCGGGAACTGGTTGATTTTCCGAAGTTTCAGCTGTGGGGCGTGGAGGCCAAGGTGGATACTGGTGCCTACACCGGGGCTATTCACTGCTCCAACATTCACGTAGAAACCGATGCTGCGGGCCGGCAGCGGCTGCATGTGCAGCTCCTCGACCCCTCACACCCTAACTTCGACGGCTCCCCGATGCAGTTTGAGGAATTCACGCTGCGCGACATCCGTTCCTCCAACGGGGAGGTGCAGGAGCGGTACGTTATCCGGGCCAGCATCCGGCTGTTTGGGGAGGATTTCGAAACTGAATTCTCCCTTTCTGACCGGTCCGATATGCGCTATCCGGTGCTGCTGGGTCGCGTGCTGCTGCGGCAGGCCCGGCTGGTGGTCGACGTGGCCCGGCGCAACGTTTCGTATAAAAATCAGCTGGCCGCGCGCTAA
- the rimK gene encoding 30S ribosomal protein S6--L-glutamate ligase, with translation MKLAILSREPKLYSTARLVEAAEQRGHEAVVVDHLHCNLVLEKGKPGIIYQGRKLEGFDAIIPRIGASVTFYGCAVVRQFEMMKVRTAVESQAIVRSRDKLRSMQILARAGVGMPKTAFTNYSNEVPEMIQQVGGAPVIIKLLEGTQGLGVVLAESEKAAQSVIEAFHNLKARIIVQEFIAESKGADLRAFVVNGEVVGAMKRQGKEGEFRSNLHRGGSGTLVKLTRAEKAAALLATKALGLGIAGVDMLQSKRGPLVLEVNSSPGLEGIEKATGLDIAGKIIDYTAQLALKKTKKVADPATSAAVRPDTQAD, from the coding sequence ATGAAATTGGCGATTCTGTCGCGTGAGCCGAAGCTGTACTCCACCGCCCGGCTGGTGGAAGCCGCTGAGCAACGTGGCCACGAGGCCGTGGTGGTGGACCATCTGCACTGCAACCTGGTGCTGGAAAAAGGCAAGCCGGGCATCATCTATCAGGGCCGGAAGCTGGAAGGCTTCGACGCCATTATCCCGCGCATTGGGGCCTCCGTGACGTTTTACGGCTGCGCTGTGGTGCGTCAGTTTGAGATGATGAAGGTGCGCACGGCCGTGGAAAGCCAGGCTATTGTGCGCAGCCGCGACAAACTCCGCTCCATGCAGATTCTGGCTCGGGCCGGCGTAGGTATGCCCAAAACGGCCTTCACCAACTACTCCAACGAGGTGCCCGAAATGATCCAGCAGGTGGGCGGGGCGCCCGTCATCATCAAGCTGCTGGAGGGTACCCAGGGCCTGGGCGTGGTGTTGGCCGAGTCGGAAAAGGCGGCCCAGTCGGTGATTGAGGCCTTCCACAACCTGAAGGCCCGCATCATTGTGCAGGAGTTCATTGCCGAAAGCAAGGGCGCCGACCTGCGGGCCTTCGTGGTAAACGGCGAGGTAGTGGGAGCCATGAAGCGGCAGGGCAAGGAAGGCGAGTTCCGCTCGAACCTGCACCGGGGCGGCTCCGGCACGCTGGTGAAGCTCACCCGCGCCGAAAAAGCCGCCGCTTTGCTGGCTACCAAAGCCCTGGGCCTGGGCATTGCCGGCGTAGATATGCTGCAGAGCAAGCGCGGTCCGCTAGTGCTGGAAGTCAACTCCTCGCCCGGTCTGGAGGGCATCGAAAAAGCCACCGGCCTCGATATTGCCGGTAAAATCATCGACTACACCGCCCAGCTGGCCCTGAAAAAGACCAAAAAGGTGGCGGACCCCGCCACCTCGGCTGCCGTCCGGCCCGATACCCAGGCCGACTGA
- a CDS encoding succinylglutamate desuccinylase/aspartoacylase family protein produces MLPSAAPDLLCLNGLTIAPGEQVLTRLVISRLPSGTVIDIPVHVFRAHEPGPTVLLLAGMHGDEVNGIEVIRRMIRRDMLRPLRGTILAIPILNIYGFLNFSREVPDGKDVNRSFPGNPRGSLASRVAARFMREIMPLIDYGIDFHTGGAARANIPQLRCLLHQDEETDALAAAFGAPFTLHAGLRSGSLRETAMQEGRRIIVYETGESLRLDEEGIDLGIAGALRVLHHLEMLPEAPPPARPTVVCMRSTWLRAKYAGLFRSIVKPGQYIEKGEVFGSVADPYGEHSVRLESPVAGYIIGLNHMPVVNQGDALVHVGRTDTALSRTDLTAPFDEKPTKPTEIETEEDEEAGEEVVN; encoded by the coding sequence TTGCTGCCTTCCGCCGCCCCCGATTTGCTTTGTCTGAATGGCCTCACCATTGCTCCCGGCGAGCAGGTGCTCACGCGGCTGGTAATTTCGCGCCTGCCCTCGGGTACGGTTATCGACATCCCGGTGCACGTATTCCGGGCCCACGAGCCCGGGCCTACGGTGCTGCTGCTGGCCGGCATGCACGGCGACGAAGTGAACGGCATCGAGGTCATCCGGCGCATGATCCGCCGCGACATGCTGCGGCCTTTGCGCGGCACCATCTTGGCCATTCCCATCCTCAACATCTACGGCTTTCTGAACTTCTCGCGGGAAGTGCCCGATGGCAAGGATGTGAACCGCTCGTTTCCCGGCAACCCGCGCGGGTCCCTAGCCAGCCGCGTGGCCGCTCGCTTCATGCGCGAAATCATGCCCCTGATTGACTACGGCATTGATTTTCACACGGGCGGTGCGGCGCGGGCCAACATTCCGCAGTTGCGCTGCCTGTTGCACCAAGATGAGGAAACTGATGCGCTGGCCGCTGCCTTTGGGGCGCCGTTTACCCTGCACGCCGGTCTGCGCTCGGGCTCCCTGCGCGAAACCGCCATGCAGGAGGGCCGCCGGATTATCGTGTACGAAACCGGCGAGTCATTGCGGCTGGATGAGGAAGGCATTGATTTAGGCATTGCGGGCGCGCTCCGGGTACTGCATCACTTGGAGATGCTGCCCGAGGCCCCACCGCCTGCCCGACCAACTGTAGTATGCATGCGTTCCACTTGGCTGCGGGCCAAGTATGCTGGCCTGTTCCGGAGCATCGTGAAACCGGGCCAGTACATCGAGAAAGGGGAGGTTTTCGGCTCCGTAGCCGACCCGTACGGAGAACATTCCGTGCGGCTGGAGTCGCCGGTAGCCGGGTACATTATTGGCCTCAACCATATGCCGGTCGTTAACCAAGGGGATGCCTTAGTACATGTAGGCCGTACCGATACCGCCCTCAGCCGTACCGACCTCACGGCTCCGTTCGACGAAAAACCCACCAAACCCACCGAAATCGAAACCGAGGAAGATGAAGAAGCCGGGGAGGAAGTGGTGAACTAA
- a CDS encoding OmpH family outer membrane protein, giving the protein MKNSLQLAINVVLAIAVAVLFYLHFATKPATTARKPVAVVQTTDSTGTVTTAPAEETDDLVAVADTEKVAYVESGRMLDGYQGMKDARKTFETKARRWEAQNQTLVRGFQTAVQQYQQKAEGMTQEQRATTEQQLQQRQAQVAQEQEKLQRQAQEEEAKMTQQVLERINKQIEKYGKSNGYRLILIAAPSGTIAYGRKDLDITNAVLKHLNDEYRGAKK; this is encoded by the coding sequence ATGAAAAACTCTCTTCAACTGGCCATCAATGTAGTGTTGGCCATTGCCGTGGCCGTGCTGTTCTACCTGCACTTCGCCACTAAACCCGCCACTACGGCCCGCAAACCGGTAGCCGTCGTGCAAACCACTGACTCCACGGGTACCGTAACCACCGCGCCGGCCGAGGAAACCGACGACTTGGTAGCCGTAGCTGACACCGAAAAAGTAGCCTACGTGGAATCGGGGCGGATGCTGGATGGCTATCAGGGCATGAAAGACGCCCGCAAAACCTTCGAGACGAAAGCCCGCCGCTGGGAAGCCCAGAACCAGACGCTGGTGCGCGGTTTCCAGACGGCCGTGCAGCAGTACCAGCAGAAGGCTGAGGGCATGACGCAGGAGCAGCGCGCCACCACCGAGCAGCAGCTCCAGCAGCGCCAGGCCCAGGTAGCTCAGGAACAGGAAAAGCTGCAGCGCCAAGCTCAGGAAGAAGAAGCTAAAATGACCCAACAGGTGCTGGAGCGCATCAATAAGCAGATTGAGAAGTACGGCAAAAGCAACGGCTACCGCCTCATCCTCATTGCTGCTCCCAGCGGCACTATTGCCTACGGCCGCAAAGACCTGGACATTACCAACGCCGTGCTCAAACACCTCAACGACGAGTACCGCGGCGCGAAAAAATAG
- a CDS encoding T9SS type A sorting domain-containing protein — translation MLLLPGLLAVATSTTGQLLPKALSRATHYTTANATPAPQARQTTAYRPRQAVRYGWDAVTATWSNPLLDQFTYDAQGRPTEIITADSATATAFRRTQYFYDAQGHPTEEITQTGNGAPWINEFRYVSTYDAQNQLTEELSQDWNGNAWQTTDGYRYQNTYAGALLTEQTVQVLNAGSYQNDARFQYTLSNGQWSEVVAQRWDGTGWVNEEHLTDLTWHNWPARQPAAFQVQAWLNSGQWADFQRHTLSYGATGTVTQLIEEAQPAGTWQNFSRYTEPYDTQGNDLGYRQEDWLNGGWVLTNELRAQLRYDAQNRLTRRTEQLYSPITAQFANRQRINYGNFQDIITASLARQLAAPLHLYPVPATEVLYVEAAGSPGTLTGPLEIRTLTGQLVQRATVTTQRGTLRIPLPALASGTYLLYLPTNQGRVVQRFVRE, via the coding sequence TTGCTTTTACTGCCGGGGTTGCTGGCGGTTGCGACTTCCACCACCGGTCAGCTGCTGCCCAAAGCCCTTTCCCGCGCCACGCACTATACCACTGCCAACGCAACGCCCGCGCCACAGGCCCGCCAGACTACTGCCTACCGGCCCCGGCAGGCGGTACGCTACGGCTGGGACGCAGTTACTGCCACCTGGAGCAACCCGCTCCTCGACCAGTTCACGTACGATGCCCAGGGCCGCCCTACCGAAATCATCACGGCCGATTCGGCCACCGCTACCGCCTTTCGGCGGACGCAGTACTTCTACGACGCGCAGGGCCACCCGACGGAGGAAATTACCCAAACCGGCAACGGTGCGCCCTGGATCAATGAGTTTCGGTACGTGAGCACCTACGATGCCCAAAACCAGCTGACGGAAGAGCTTAGCCAGGACTGGAACGGCAATGCCTGGCAAACCACCGATGGGTACCGCTACCAGAACACCTACGCCGGCGCACTGCTCACGGAGCAAACTGTGCAGGTCCTCAACGCTGGCAGCTACCAGAACGATGCCCGGTTTCAATACACGCTCAGCAACGGGCAGTGGTCGGAAGTGGTGGCCCAACGCTGGGACGGTACGGGCTGGGTGAATGAGGAGCACCTGACGGACCTGACTTGGCACAACTGGCCTGCCCGGCAACCAGCCGCCTTCCAGGTGCAGGCGTGGCTGAACAGCGGGCAGTGGGCCGATTTTCAGCGCCACACGCTCAGCTACGGGGCTACCGGCACCGTAACGCAGCTCATTGAAGAAGCCCAGCCCGCCGGCACCTGGCAGAATTTCAGCCGCTACACCGAGCCCTACGACACGCAGGGCAACGACCTAGGCTACCGACAGGAGGACTGGCTCAATGGCGGCTGGGTGCTTACCAATGAGCTGCGCGCCCAGCTGCGCTACGACGCCCAGAACCGCCTCACGCGCCGGACGGAGCAGCTGTATTCGCCCATTACCGCGCAATTTGCCAACCGACAGCGCATCAACTACGGCAACTTTCAGGATATCATCACGGCTAGCCTGGCCCGCCAATTGGCTGCGCCTCTCCACCTCTACCCCGTGCCGGCTACCGAGGTGCTGTATGTGGAAGCGGCCGGCTCCCCCGGCACGTTAACCGGCCCGCTGGAAATCCGGACACTGACCGGGCAGCTGGTGCAGCGCGCCACGGTCACAACGCAACGCGGCACATTGCGGATACCGTTGCCCGCGCTGGCCTCCGGCACCTATCTGCTTTACCTGCCCACCAACCAAGGCCGCGTGGTACAGCGTTTCGTACGGGAGTAG
- a CDS encoding NAD-dependent epimerase/dehydratase family protein — protein MSKTALIAGASGLIGSQLLPLLLASNRYDRVIAVGRRPVPLVHPKLEQRLLDFDQLEDHRLQLIADDVFCCLGTTLRQAGSREAFYKVDYLYVVKLAALTAANFASQLLVVSSMGADAGSRVYYSRVKGEMETTVRQTPFRAIHFFRPSLLLGDRTEKRFGEQLGAMVLRALRPALRGPLRKYRAIEAATVARAMLHAAEADAAGLQVYSSDAIARLGARGQ, from the coding sequence ATGTCTAAAACTGCCCTTATTGCCGGCGCCAGTGGCCTCATCGGCTCCCAACTGTTGCCGCTGCTGCTGGCCTCCAACCGCTACGACCGGGTAATTGCCGTGGGCCGTCGCCCGGTGCCGTTGGTGCACCCCAAGCTGGAGCAGCGCCTGCTTGATTTCGACCAGCTGGAAGACCACCGCCTCCAGCTCATTGCCGACGACGTGTTCTGCTGCCTGGGCACTACGCTGCGGCAGGCTGGCTCCCGGGAGGCCTTTTATAAAGTCGATTACCTGTACGTGGTGAAGCTGGCGGCCCTTACGGCTGCCAATTTTGCTTCTCAGCTGCTGGTCGTCTCGTCCATGGGGGCCGATGCCGGTTCGCGGGTGTATTACAGCCGCGTGAAGGGCGAAATGGAAACGACCGTGCGCCAGACGCCCTTCCGGGCCATCCATTTCTTCCGGCCTTCTTTGCTGCTGGGCGACCGGACTGAAAAACGTTTTGGGGAGCAATTAGGGGCTATGGTGCTGCGGGCATTACGGCCGGCCCTGCGCGGGCCGCTACGGAAATACCGCGCCATCGAGGCCGCTACCGTCGCCCGCGCCATGCTTCACGCCGCCGAGGCCGATGCTGCGGGTCTGCAAGTATATTCGTCGGATGCCATTGCGCGGCTAGGAGCCAGGGGGCAGTAA
- a CDS encoding CvfB family protein has translation MNLGDFNELEVAREVDFGMYLTSDDGDLLLPRKYIAPGTRVGDVVRVFVYRDSEDRLIATNLEPFVLVGQFATLTVRDVSTTGAFLDWGLEKDLLLPYRNQRRNLRPGERVTIFAYLDETSDRIVASAKWEWFLSDQPFAGKAGDPAELFVAEETDLGYKVIVDGTHQGILYHNEVFKPLRLGDVHSGFIKQVRPDGKLDLSLQRQGYDEALAASETLLTFLRQAPNGLLPLGDKSEPDDIYRRLGMSKKVFKKALGTLYKQGLVQLAPEHTQLLNAAE, from the coding sequence ATGAATCTTGGTGATTTCAACGAGCTGGAAGTAGCCCGCGAGGTAGATTTCGGGATGTACCTGACCTCCGATGACGGCGACCTGCTGCTGCCGCGCAAGTACATTGCCCCGGGTACCCGCGTGGGCGACGTGGTGCGCGTGTTTGTGTACCGCGACTCGGAGGACCGTCTCATTGCCACCAACCTGGAGCCCTTCGTGCTGGTGGGCCAGTTTGCCACCCTCACCGTGCGCGACGTCTCCACCACCGGGGCTTTCCTTGATTGGGGCCTGGAAAAGGACCTGCTGCTGCCCTACCGCAACCAGCGCCGCAACCTGCGCCCCGGCGAGCGGGTCACCATCTTCGCCTACCTCGATGAAACCTCCGACCGCATCGTGGCCTCGGCCAAGTGGGAATGGTTTCTCAGCGACCAGCCCTTTGCCGGCAAAGCCGGCGACCCGGCCGAGCTGTTCGTGGCCGAGGAAACCGACCTGGGCTATAAAGTCATTGTCGATGGCACCCACCAGGGCATTCTGTACCACAATGAGGTATTCAAGCCGCTGCGCCTCGGGGATGTGCATTCCGGCTTTATCAAGCAGGTGCGCCCCGATGGCAAGCTGGATCTGAGCCTCCAGCGCCAGGGCTACGATGAGGCCCTAGCCGCCTCCGAAACCCTGCTCACCTTCCTGCGCCAGGCCCCCAACGGCCTGCTCCCACTCGGCGACAAAAGTGAGCCCGACGACATTTACCGCCGTCTGGGCATGAGCAAGAAAGTCTTCAAAAAGGCCCTGGGCACCCTCTACAAGCAGGGCCTGGTGCAGCTCGCCCCCGAACACACCCAGCTGCTGAACGCCGCCGAGTAG
- a CDS encoding BamA/TamA family outer membrane protein: MKYLWWFGGLLWWLSGVAPATAQTPRASLPDTARTAGVRPDSLRRRFDQERMLKGLKAYTKRKTIAGKAASALFNFTERREDQAGLDATLLDRQFDRHNYKIVRRINIRTLDAFGFSISDSTRVPRNILEKAGNTFHIKTTKARVRQVLLFREGDELEPQDLAESERLLRQTAELLDARVFVNERTSTPDSVDVQVITKDIFSISGSFQLRDVQAGVIGLRDVNFLGQGHQLRNRLEYGRRDEGPGARPFRYDGSYLVPFRSFFYGQARYREETRNREANVRLSRDFYSINTRYAGALSYDYADRLVAIAGSGGVEDPYIFRDLRYNVQDAWLGRALRPKSYDLGYESPGRMIVAGRVIRTSYDRKPTTDYQNASLLLGTFGYSVRRYYKDKYLFGFGRTEDIPTGTLASLTTGYEFNELENRRYYGFRLAYAGYHPQRGYLYLNGEFGSYLRGRGNDWQQGLVSGELLYFTRLYHTGNYQWRHFLWQRNSLGLNRRPGEQPLGIDGERGLRGFQPNGLLTGTSRVTLNYEATVFTPVSFLGFRMAAVAFADVAWLNARTLNRVLPFHEAPYTGFGLGLRFRNEYAALRTFQITFGFYPRGMTSPNGIRIFENSRAYYDFSDFSFGQPGIIQYR; encoded by the coding sequence ATGAAGTATCTGTGGTGGTTTGGAGGATTGCTGTGGTGGTTGAGCGGCGTGGCCCCGGCCACCGCCCAGACCCCGCGTGCTTCCCTGCCCGATACGGCCCGCACGGCCGGCGTCCGGCCCGATTCCCTGCGCCGCCGCTTTGACCAGGAACGGATGCTGAAGGGGCTGAAGGCGTACACCAAGCGCAAGACCATTGCCGGCAAGGCGGCCTCGGCCTTGTTCAATTTCACGGAGCGGCGCGAGGACCAGGCTGGTCTGGATGCCACGCTGCTGGACCGGCAGTTCGACCGCCACAACTATAAAATCGTGCGGCGCATCAATATCCGCACGCTGGATGCCTTCGGGTTCAGCATTTCCGACTCGACCAGGGTGCCGCGCAATATTCTGGAGAAGGCCGGCAACACGTTCCACATCAAAACCACCAAGGCCCGGGTGCGGCAGGTGCTACTGTTCCGGGAGGGCGACGAGCTGGAGCCGCAGGACCTGGCCGAATCGGAGCGTTTGCTGCGCCAGACGGCGGAGCTGCTGGATGCGCGCGTGTTCGTGAATGAGCGCACCAGCACCCCCGACAGCGTGGACGTGCAGGTGATTACCAAGGATATTTTCAGCATCAGCGGCTCGTTTCAGCTGCGCGACGTGCAGGCGGGCGTAATCGGGCTACGCGACGTGAACTTCCTGGGCCAGGGCCACCAGCTGCGCAACCGCCTGGAGTACGGCCGCCGCGACGAAGGCCCCGGAGCCCGCCCCTTCCGCTACGACGGCAGCTACCTGGTACCGTTTCGCAGCTTCTTCTACGGGCAGGCCCGCTACCGGGAGGAAACCCGCAACCGGGAAGCCAACGTGCGCCTGAGCCGCGACTTTTACTCCATCAACACCCGCTACGCCGGGGCCCTGAGCTACGATTACGCGGACCGGCTGGTGGCTATTGCGGGCAGTGGCGGCGTGGAAGACCCCTACATTTTCCGCGACCTGCGCTACAACGTGCAGGATGCCTGGCTGGGCCGCGCCCTACGCCCCAAAAGCTACGACCTAGGCTACGAAAGCCCCGGCCGCATGATTGTTGCGGGTCGCGTCATCCGGACCAGCTACGACCGGAAGCCCACTACCGACTACCAGAACGCCAGTCTGTTGCTGGGCACCTTCGGGTACAGCGTGCGGCGGTATTATAAGGATAAGTACCTGTTCGGCTTCGGGCGCACCGAGGACATTCCGACGGGTACGCTGGCCAGCCTGACTACCGGCTACGAGTTCAACGAGCTGGAAAACCGCCGCTACTACGGCTTCCGGCTGGCCTACGCCGGCTACCACCCCCAGCGTGGCTACCTGTACCTGAACGGCGAATTTGGCTCTTACCTGCGCGGGCGCGGCAACGACTGGCAGCAGGGCCTGGTGAGCGGGGAGCTGCTGTACTTCACGCGCCTCTACCACACCGGCAACTACCAGTGGCGGCATTTTCTGTGGCAGCGCAACAGTCTGGGCCTCAACCGCCGGCCTGGCGAGCAACCGCTGGGTATTGACGGGGAGCGGGGCCTGCGCGGCTTCCAGCCTAATGGCCTGCTCACGGGCACCAGCCGCGTGACGCTCAACTACGAGGCTACCGTGTTTACGCCCGTCTCGTTTCTGGGCTTCCGGATGGCGGCCGTGGCCTTTGCCGACGTGGCCTGGCTGAACGCCCGCACCCTCAATCGCGTGCTGCCCTTCCACGAGGCGCCCTACACCGGCTTCGGCCTGGGTCTGCGCTTCCGCAACGAGTACGCGGCCCTGCGCACCTTCCAGATTACGTTCGGCTTCTACCCGCGCGGTATGACCTCACCCAACGGCATCCGCATCTTCGAAAACTCCCGCGCCTACTACGACTTCTCCGATTTCAGCTTCGGCCAGCCGGGGATTATTCAGTATCGGTAA